Part of the Candidatus Binataceae bacterium genome, AACCATCGCTGGCTCGGTAATGCGACCGGAAAAGCGATCGCCGTATTGCCACGGGCCGTCGGTCTCGACGAGGAGATGTTGGAGCGGAACGATGCGCGCGAGATCGCGATCGCGTTCGCGATAGACGACTTCGGGCGTAATCGAAATGAAGTGGCCCGCGTCGATGATCGCACGCGTCGTCGCTTCGTCCGACTTATGCCAGTGAAAGACGGCTCGCGGCGCGCCCGCGCTCGCGATGACTCGCAAAGCCTCCGCGGCGGAATTGTGTGGCGCGTGCAGGATCAGCGGCAAGTCCAGTTCGACAGCCAACCGCCCCATCGTGTCGAGGCGCTCGCGCATCCGTGCTCGCACCGATTGGTCGTGGGCGCTATCGCCGTACCACGGAAGGCCGACCTCGCCGATCGCGCAGATGCTCGAGCGCTCTGCGCGGATCATCGCCACTGTCGCTTCGAACTCGCGATCGGTAAGTTCGTAGCGCTCAGGATGAAAGCCGAGCGCGGCATGCACGAAACCCGGAAAGCGTCGCGCGAGCTCGAGCACGGCGCGATTCGACGCGGGTGACACACCCGGCACGACAACCGCGCGCACTCCTGCTTCACGCGCGCGCTTGATCGTGCTCGATGGGTCAGCATACTGGTCAGCGTCGAGATGAATGTGAGTATCGATCATCAATCTGTAACGTGGCGCGCCGCCGCGCGCCACAATTCTACGCCCGGCGCTGCGCTCGGGCATCTCGCGTAGGCCTCCGCACCGATGAGCGAGCTTCGCCTGATGTGGCGCAACACGCGGATGGTCGTGCTGTGCGCGATCTCCGCCGCGCTCTACGCCGCGGTGTTGATTCCGTTCAAGGTCGTGCCGTTTATTCCCGGCGTCACCGAACTGCGGCCGGCGAATGCGATTCCAATCGTATGCTCGTTTCTGTTCGGGCCGGCCGCGGCGTGGGGCTCCGCGATCGGCAACATGATCGGCGACTTTTTCGGCGGCGCCTCGCCGGGTGACATCTTCGGTTTCTTTGCCAACCTCGTTTACGGATGGATTCCCTATAAAGTGTGGGAGATGCTCGCGCACGGCGAGCGCCCCGTTATCAATTCGCCGCTGACCTTTGTGAAGTACGCGATCGCATGCCTCGCGGCGAGTGTGCTCTGTGCCGATATCGTCGGATGGGCCGACAACGTGCTCGTCATCCGGCCGTTCGCCGTGCTCGGCAACGTCATCATCTTCAATAACATGGTGTCAGCGCTTGTCCTCTCGCCGTTTATTTTGGCCGCGGTGTACCCGCGCGTCAAAAAAGGCCGCATGACGTACGAGGACATGATGCCCGAGGTGAAGCGCAAGCCGCTGGCCGTGCAGCTCGCAGGTTTTGCGATGCTCGTGGTAGGCGAGGGCGGGGCGTGGGCCACGGGCAACCTGCTCTCGACGGGATTCTGGAAGCCGGGCTTCCTGCCCGTGCGATGGCTCGAAGCGCCGTACGACAAACCGGTCCTGATCATAGTCGGACCATTCCTGTTGCTCGCCTTCGCGGGCCTCTTTGTGATGTGAAAGCGCAGGCGCAAATCAAATCGAGCGAAGCGCCCGCGGGGATCAGCGTCGAAGGCGTGTCGTTCACGTATCGCGATGCGGCCCATCCCGCGTTGCGCGCAATAACGCTCGCGCTCGCGCCCGGCGAGATGATCGGCGTGATGGGTGCGTCGGGCGCGGGCAAGTCGACGCTCGCGAAATGCCTCAATCGGATCGTGCCCGAGTTCGAGGACGGCGATTTCAGCGGCGTGATCCGAATCGGCGGCGACGATCTCGCCTCGATGCGCGTATGCGAAGCGGCCCCTCGCATCGGCATGGTGTTCCAGGATTTCGAGGCGCAGCTCTTCTCGACCAACGTCGCGCACGAAGTCGCATTCGCGATGGAACAGGTTGGGATGGAACGCGCGACGATGGCGACGCGAATCGCGCCGGCGCTCACCGCAGTCGGCCTCGAAGGTTTCGATGCGCGCGATCCAACCTCGCTGTCGGGCGGTGAGAAGCAGCGCCTCGCGATCGCATCGGTGCTGGCGCTCAGTCCGAGCGTTGTCGTGCTCGACGAGCCGACTACTGATCTCGATCCTGAGGGCAAGAAGGAAGTCTTTGCGCTGATCCGCTCGCTGCGCGAGCGCGGCATGGGACTGATAGTCATCGAGCACGAATCGGAAGAACTGCGCGGCGCCGATCGGCTCGTGATACTGCGCGATGGTCAGATCGTCGCCGACGCGGCGCCGGCCGAGGTGATGACCCAGTTCGAATTGCTCGAGGATTCCGGCGTGCGACCACCGGGTTTGAATCATCTACTTAGTTTGCTCGAAATACCGATTCACGCCGAAAGCGTCGAGCATGCGCACGTAGAGATCTTAAAGAAGTTTCCCCGCTTCACGGCAATCTCAGGCGACAATCACGTTTCGGATGAATCGCCGGCCCCGCCGGAACCTCACATCAAAATTGAAAATCTCAGTTTCAACTATCCAAACGGGCCGCGCGTGCTCGATTCGATCGATCTGAGCATCGCGCCGGGCGATTTTCTCGCGATCGTCGGCCAGAACGGCTCCGGCAAGAGCACGCTCGCGAAGCATATCGTGGGACTGCTCGAACCGGTCGCGGGGCGCGTGCTGATCGGTGGCCGCGATCGGAGGGCGATGAATCCGGCCGAGACCGCGCACGAGGCCGCATACGTTTTTCAGAATCCCGACCACCAGATTTTTTCCGCCACCGTCGAAGACGAGGTCGCGTTCGGGCCGCGCAACTTCAAGCTCGCGCCCGATGAGATCGCGCGCCGATGCGACGAAGTGCTTGCCGCGGTTGGACTCCAGGATCTGCGCCAAAGCGATCCGTTCCTGCTGAGCAAGGGGGAGAGGCAGCGGCTCGCCGTCGCGAGCGTGCTCGCGTTGCGGCCGCGGCTGCTGATTCTGGACGAGCCGACCACGGGCCTCGACTGTCGCGAGCAGCGCAAGATGATGGCGCTCATCAATGACCTCAACCGCAGCGGAATCGCAATCGTGATCATTTCGCACACGCCGTGGCTCGTGGCCGAATACGCAAAACGCGTCGTGCTGATGCGCAAGGGGCGCAAGCTCTTCGACGGCGGCGTGCGCGAGTTCTTTGCCAACGATGAATTGCTCGCGGGTTCGTCGTTCCTGCCGCCCGAGGTGACGCAACTGTCGCGCCGCTTCGGCACGCTCGCGCTGAGCCCCGGCGAGCTGGCGGCCTGGATCAGGGAGCGCGCCTGATGCCGATTTATCGCTACATCGAAGGCCGCAGCGGGCTCCATCGGCTGCATCCGGCGGTGAAGGTCTTCGGCCTCTTCATCATGTTCTGGTCGGTGTACTGGGTCGATAATCCGCTCGCGCTGATGCCGCTCGGTATCCTGATGCTGATCGCGGCGCGCGTCACGGGCGCGTGGCCGAACTTCTACCGGCTGCGCTGGTTCTTTCTCATCCTCGTGATGACGACGACGATCATGTGGCTATTTTTCTATCAGCGCGGCACGCCGCTCTTTTCGATACCGCTATTTCACTTCGGGTCACATGAAATCGCACTGCGGGTTACCGGATTATCAATAGTATTCGGCATCGGACGCGGCCTGAAACTCGCGGAGTTGCTCGCTGCCTCAGTACTCTTCCTGTCAACGACAAAGGTCGAGGAGTTCACGGTCGGACTGCATAAACTGAGAGTGCCGTATCGATTCGGCTTTGCGATCTCGCTCGCATTCAGGCTCGCCGCACTATTCGGCGACTCCGCGGCGACGATCGTCGATGCGCAGCGGCTACGCGGCTACAATTTCTCGGAAGGCAACGTATTCGAGCGGATGCGCCGCTACGTCCCGGTCGCGGTGCCTGTCTTCATGGGCGCGCTGCGCAAAGCCAACAACATGGCAATGGCCCTGGAAGCCCGCGGCTTCGGCGCCAGCGCCACACCAACCACCTTCATCGACTACCCAGTCCGCAAAAGCGACCGCCTCGCCTTCGCAGGCCTGCTCCTCCTGGGCGCCTTCCAGTTCCTCCTCTACTACACAGGCCTCGGCGCCATCGGCCCGACGCATTGAATCGGCCTATTGTTAGGGCAAGTCAGCCTGTCGATCTTGTTGAGAGCTTGCGCTTAGCAGCAGCGATCTACGATTTAAAAGAAGGCCGTCCTGCCGCGGCGGTTTGACCTGGTTTTCGAGTCCGTGCCTTCGCTGCGGGAGTCGGAGTGCAGGTCGGAGTCGGGGTCGGAGACGGCTTGGTTGTTTGCTCAGCTTCGAGGGTTTGCTCCTTAAATTTGTTGAATATCGTGTCGCAGTATTTCCAGATATGCGTCCTGCTGTCCAAGTCAACTAGAGCTTGGATCTCTGACTGGGCCTGCTGATTGTTGGGGCAGTTCGGATCGACGGGTTGGCAGGGAGCGCCGATTTTAGGACCGTTATGTAAGGCACTCAGAGCAATTTGGAATCCGGCTTGGTATTCAGTTGCCGCCAAAGTCAGGCATGATTCTTCGAGGTTCTTGAATAGGTAATCGGAGGTTATTTTACCGATTTCCTGAGCCACTTGAGGACTTACTCCCGCGGCAGTGGGACAGCAGGTTGGCGTTGCTGCGGGGGTCGCGGCTTTGCTCGGGGAAGGAGATGATTTTCAAAGCATCTGCTTTTCGATGGAAAAGTGCCGCTAGTTATTTCCGAAGTGCTTCGTCCACCAGCTCCAGTGTTTTCGGGCGCATGAACAGTAGGCTTTCAACTCTGCGCAGAGCCCCAGCACTCTGTTTGAACAGTCACAGGAACAGACGGGACCTCGGTGTCGGAATCGCAGACGACGTTACACGAGGTCCGAGTGGGTAACCCGCATTGCGCTACACGATCTTGCCAACGCCAAGAGAACTAAGATTCCAACAAAAAGAGCAATCTTAGCTGGATACCCACGGCGTATTTGATTACTCGCTCCGAGCGCTCCAGTGCCGCGCCGCCAGCCGATGCCTTTGGACCAAACCCCTTTGAATATGTCCACGACTCTCCCCCTTTGAGAGTTCAGCGGATGATGACGAATTGTCGCTAGTAGCGCAAGCTATTGTTACTAAGAAATAGATAAAACAATCAGGTTGTTATAAGTGCTCGGCAAAAGGGGGGGCGGATGCCAGGTAACTCGGGATATGCGACTTAGCCTGCCGCAGAATCGGCGCGAGTAACGACGCGTGGCATTGTCCTTCCGTCATGGTGAGCGAAGTTGCAACTTGGCAGGCGAGGGGTTCCGGAGCGGCGGCTTTTTTCGACGCGCGATGGCGTGCTAATGATCTCAGACTTGCGGCGGGAGTTTTTGTTTTTGGGGAGTCTCGATGCTTTTCGTTTTTATTGGGCATGACGGGCCTGACGGCGCGACGCTTCGGCCGAAGCTGCGCGGGGCTCATCTTGATAATCTGCGGCCGCTGGTCGCGCAGGGAAAGGTCAAGATCGCGGGACCTTTCACCGATGGCAGCGGCAGTTTGATAGTCTTTGATATGGAGAGCGAGGCTGATGCGCTCGCGTTTGCGAACAGCGATCCCTACACGAAGGGCGGCGTGTTCGCGCGGATCGAGGTCAAGCCTTTCCGCCAGGTCTTTCCCGAGTAAGTAATTTTCATCGCGACGGAGCTTCGATGGCTGGAGCGTTATCCAATCTCAAAATCGTGGAACTGGGCGAACTGGTGTCGGCGCCGTATTGCAGCAAGCTGCTGGCCGACATGGGCGCCAACGTCATCAAGATCGAGCGCCCGGGCGCCGGCGATCGCGCGCGCACGCGCGGCCCATTTCCCGGCGACACGCCGCATCCTGAGAAGAGCGGGCTTTTCCTCTATCTCAACACCAACAAGAAGGGCGTCACGCTCGATGTTGCAGAGCCCGAAGGCTTTCAGCTCTTCGAGCGCCTCGTCGCAGATGCTGACGTCCTGATTCACAACGTTACACCACTCGATATGGATCGAATCGGTCTCACCTTCGAGCGGATGCACAAGCTGAATCCGAAGCTGGTGATGACCTCGATTGTGCCGTACGGGCTCACGGGGCCGTATCGGAACTATCGCGCTGAGGATATGTCGCTGTGGTGCGCGGGCGGCGTATGCGTGCTGAATGGCGGCGGCGCCGAGCATCGCGAACTGCCACCGCTGCGCACCTTCGGCAGCCAGGCAGGATTCCAGGGCGGCGTGCATGCCGCGACGGCAACGGTCGCAGCGGCCTTCGCGCAGCTTCGCGAAGGTCTCGGCCAGCACGTCGAAGTGAGCGTTCAGGAGTCGATCAGCTCGCAGCTCGAGATGACGTTCGAGTACTGGCCGTACATGGGAATGATCGCGACGCGCCTCGGCCAGAAGCCGATCCAGCCGGTCGAGACGATGGAGTGCAAGGACGGCTATATCTACCTGTGCTGCATCGAGGAGCATCAGTGGCGCAACTTCGTCGCCATCATGGGCAATCCTGAGTGGGCGGATCTGGAGATCTTCAAGGACCGCCTGCAGCGCGGCCTCAACTGGGATGCGCTTAAAGTTTTACTTGAAGAATATGTCAGCGGGCAGACGGTGCTGGAGCTCTATCGCGCGGCGCAGTCGCGGCGCGTGCCATTCGCTCCTGTCTCGACGATGGGCAGTCTGCTCAGCTCGGAGCATCTGAAGGCGCGCGGCTTCTTCGTCGAGATCGCGCAGCCTGTAGCGGGCACGCATAAGTATCCCGGCGCGCCGCTCAAGTATGGCCGCACGCCGTGGGAAATCCGGACTCCCGCGCCGACGCTCGGGCAGCATAACCAGGAAATATTCGGCAAAGGGCTCGGTCTCAATGACGCGAAGCTCGCGGAACTTAAACAAAAGGGTGTGATTTAGCGATGGCCAAGGCGCCGCTTGATGGAATCCGAATCTGCGACTTCACCTGGGTGTGGGCTGGACCGTATTGCACGCTGCAGCTCGCGCATCTGGGCGCCGAAGTCATCCGAATCGAGACCAAGAACCGCCCCTGCGTAACGCGCCAGCTTCCGCCGTGGCCGGGTGGCAAGTTCGACAGCCTCAACAAGTCGGGCTACTTCAACCAATACAACCAGGGCAAGAAATCGCTGTCGCTCAATTTCAAGCATCCCGAGGCGCAGGAAGCCGCGTGGCGCCTGATCAAGCAGAGCGACGTGGTCGTGAACAACTTCGCTGCCGGCGTGATCGAGAAGATGGGCTTCGGCTACGAGGCGGTGAAGAAGGTCCGCCCCGACATCGTGATGATCTCGCTCTCGGGCTATGGCGACACCGGTCCTTATAAAGACTACGTCGCGTATGGGCCTGCGCAGGTGCCGCTCTCGGGGCTTTCATCGCTTACGGGCTACAAGGGATGGCCGCCGATGCACGCCGGATTCAGCTACGCCGATCCTAACGCTGGAGTTCACGGCGCGTTTGCGGTGATTTCGGCGCTGTATCATCGCGCGCGCACCGGCGAGGGTCAGTACATCGACATGAGCCAGTGGGAATGCGCGATGGACCTGCTCGCCGAGGGAATCCTCGAATACACGATGAACGGGCGCGAGCCCGAGCGGAACGGCAATCGCGATCCGTTGATGGCGCCGCACGGGATCTTCAAGTGCCTCGACCTGCCGGAGAAGGTTCTCGATGTCGTGATCGATCAGTTTGTGTCGATTATCTGCGCTGACGATGCGGAGTGGGGCCGGCTTGCGCGAGCGATAGGAAAGCCCCAACTCGCGAATGATCCGCGATTCAAGACGCTCGCCGCGCGCAAGCAGAATGAGGACGAGCTCGAGGCGATTGTCACCGAGTGGACTTCGACGCGCAAAGTGATCGACGTCGTGCGCGAGTTGCAGGCCGCGAACATCGCCGCCGCCGCATGCGCCGACAACAAGTACATCGACGAGGATCCGCATCTCAACGAGCGCAATTATTTCGTCAAGCTGCCGCATCCCGAGGTCGGCTCGCAGCGGCACTGCGGAATCCCGTGGCGCTACAGCGAGTCGGAATCGAAGGTGCGCTCGGCGGCGCCGTGCCTCGGACAGCATACTGAGGAAGTCATGACCGGTTTGCTCGGCTACTCGAAGGCCGAGTACCAGGCGATGAAAGATAAGGGCGCGCTCGACTGACGGAGGCGACAATGCGCAAGCTCACGACCCTGCTCGACGGACTCGCGTTTCCAGAGGGCCCGCGATGGCATAACGGCAAGTTCTACTTCTCCGACATGCACGCGCATCAGGTGATCGCGACGGACATGCAGGGGAATCGATCGGTCGTGTGCGAGGTTCCGAATCGACCCTCGGGCCTTGGATGGCTGCCGGACGGGCGGATGCTCGTCGTCTCGATGCGCGATCGCAAGCTGATGCGCCTCGATCCCGACGGCCTCAAGGTCGCGGCTGACATGACGCCGCACGCGCCGTTCGACTGCAACGATATGGTCGTCGATTCGAAAGGGCGCGCCTACGTCGGCAACTTCGGTTTCGATCTGCACAAGGGGGAAGCGCAACACGCGACCACGCTCGTGATGGTTACGCCTGACGGCAAGCTGAGCGCGGTTGCCGACAATCTCGAATTTCCCAACGGCACAGTGATCACGCCCGATGGAAAAACGCTGATCGTAGGCGAGTCGTTCGGCCGACGGCTGACCGCATTCGATATCAACGATGACGGCACGCTGCGCAATCGTTGCGTGTACGCGGAGCTCGGAGAGAACGTGCCCGACGGAATCGGCCTCGATGCGGAAGGCGCAGTCTGGGTCGCATCGCCATTCCGTCACGAAGTCATCAGGGTGAAGCAGGGCGGCGAAGTGACCGAGCGCATCACGGTCGAGACCGACGCCTTTGCGGCGATCCTCGGCGGCCCCACCGGCCACACCCTCTTCATCGCAACCGCAGGCAGCTCGAATCCCGACGAGTGCATCGCAAACCGCAACGGCCGCATCGAGATCACAGAAGTAGAAGTCCCGCACGCGGGCCTTCCATGATCGCCTCTCTCTGAATCCCTCTCCCGTAAACTAACGGGAGAGGGATTTGAAGGGCGCCTACGCGCCGCGCGCCTCTGGCGCGCGGCGTGCTCTCGTGGCGTAATCAGTAGCGATGGGCTTCAACGGTAATGCCGAAATCTTCCGCGCGCGGCGCAGGCGCTTCATGGAAGCGATCGCGCCGGGCGCCACCGCAATCATGACCAGCGCGCCGGTTGCGACGCGATCCGGCGACGTCGAATTCATCTACCGGCAGGACAGCGATTTCTACTATCTGACGGGCTTCGGCGAGCCGGAATCGGTCGCAGTGCTGTCGCCGGGCCATCCCGATGGCGAATTCGTGCTGTTCCTGCGGCCGCGCGACAAGGAGCGCGAGACCTGGACCGGGCGCCGGGCGGGAGTCGAGGGCGCTATGATCGAATACGGGGCCGACAAGGCTTACGTAATCGATGAGCTCGAAAAGATCCTTCCGCGTTATCTCGAGAAGAGCGAACGCCTGCATTATCCGCTGGGCCTCAACGAAAAGATGGACGAGCGCGTGATGAAGCTCGTCAGATGGGCGCAGGCGATGCGCCCGCGAATCGGCACCGGCCCGGCCGTCATTTGCGAGCCGCGTGAGATCACGCACGAGGCACGGCTGCACAAGGAGCCCGGCGAGCTCGACTTGATGCGACGCTCGATGAAGATCTCCGGCGAGGCCCATCGGCGTGCGATGCTGAAAGCGCGTGGCGGCATGATGGAATGGCAGATCGAGGCCGAAGTTGACTACGCGTTTCGCTCGCAGGGCGCGACGGGCCCGAGCTATCCGTCGATTATCGCGTCGGGACCGAACGCCGCGATCCTGCATTACATCCACAACGATCGCGAGATGCGCACCGGCGAGTTGCTGCTGATCGACGCCGGCTCCGAGTATGACTATTACGCGGCAGACGTGACGCGCACCTTTCCGATCGGCGCGAAGTTCACGGAGCTGCAGAAAGATTTCTACGAAATCGTGCTCGACGCGCAGCTCAAGGCGATCGAAGCGATCAAACCTGGCGTGCGTTTCGACGATCCGCACGAAGTGGCGCTGAAGATCCTCGTCGATGGCATGCGCCATCTGGGACTGCTGCACGGCAGCACCGAAGAGATCATCAAGAGCGGCGACTATCGCCGTTTCTACATGCATCGCACGAGTCACTGGCTCGGCATGGATGTGCACGACGTCGGCCTCTACCGGCGCGAAGGCGAGTCCCGAATCCTCGAGCCCGGGATGGTGCTGACGGTCGAGCCGGGCCTCTACGTATCGCCCGACGACGACACGGTGCCAGAGAAGTATCGCGGCATCGGCATCCGCATCGAAGACGACGTGCTCGTGACCGAAACCGGCCACGAAGTAATGACCGCCGGCATCCCCAAAACAGTCGCCGAAATAGAATCCCTCACGACGGCGTGATGGAATCGAACTAAACTGGCGAATTTCATGAATGGTATAAAGTCGCGGCTGTCGAATCGCGGCCAAGTCACAGTTCCGAAGAAATTGAGAGATAGGCTGGAACTGAGGCCGGGTGCGATTCTGGAATTCAGCGAAAAGAACGAAGGCCTGATCGCATCGAAGAGTGGCGCGTTCGACGCGACAACTGAACTGGTAGGTTGCGTCAATCGACACCGACGCGACGATGAAACAGCTTACGGCTCGAGTGATTCCTGGGCGCAGACTTCGGGCTTAGACCCCTCGTCCTGACCCGGCCTATGTGCGAGCTCTTAGGGCGCTTAACCTCCCCCTCGCGCTCTCCTGGGATAAGGAGAGCTGACAGAAAGACGGCCTTCTGAACCCCTGGCGAATGGATTTGGGATTCTCCGTCTTAATCCCGTACAAGCAGTTGGCGGCAAGCGAATCTCACCAAAAGTGGTAGAGCGGTTCCTTGCAGATTTTGCGATCGTAGCCGCAGTTCTGGGCGCAGAGACCGGCCTGGTTGTGGCAGTAGAAAATATCGTTGCCGTGCAGCTGACAGACCTGGTAGATGCGATGACATTCTGTAGAGCACTCGGCCAGTTGTGTTTCGCAGGTCGAGCCGCATCCTGATGCGGCGATCGCGCTAATCGCGATTGCCATCGCGCTGACGCACAATCGCGACCGGATCACTTTACAGTTCGAGTGCGCTCGCGTTGCCGACGATGCTCTTGGTGCCGTCGGACTTCTCGCACCATACTTCGACTTCGGCCCGGGTGCGGCGGCCCTCGGCATGCCGCTCGACGATGAGGCCCTTGGGCCCTGTCACGTCGTTGCCCCAGACCACGTTGACGAGCCGCAGGTCCATTTTTCCGCCGGCGAGGAAGCCTAGACCGAAACGCTTCGTCATCATCCCGGCGATCATGCAGACGGAGAGCATCCCCTGCACGACGATTTCGGGAAAGCCCAGTTCGACTGCCTTTTGCTTATCGTTGTGGTAGTTGCGCGCGGGACCTGAGAACGCCATGCACATTTCTTCGGTGATACGGCGCATCGGAGCTTCGATCGGCTCGCCGCCGCGCTCGCCGATTTTGAAGGAGCGCTTGGCGTCCTTTTCACGAGCCCGATCGATAACGAAGCCTTCGCGCGGCTTGGTTTCAAGCAAAAAACTCTGATGCGTTCGACTGCGTGAGACGATCTGCCCGGAGGCGTTACCGACCAGCACTTCGTTCACAACGTATTCGCGGTCGCGCTTGACGTAGCGATCGACGATTACGGCGCGGGTCGTCAGCTGCTCGCCGATTTTCACCGGCGAAAAGAGATCCCATTCCTGGCGTGCGTGCAGGTTGCCGTAGATGCTGAGGTACCATTCGAGCGTGCGATACACCGCGGAATGGAGTATCAGCGCGGGCGCGATCGGTCCGTCCAGCGGAGACCTCTCGCGATACCATGCGTTGTCGTCGCCTGTCCCCGCGATATATGTCGCGACCAGCTCGGGCGTGATGTCGTAAGTCTGGCCGCCGTAGTCGCGACCGACGAACACTTCGCTGGGATCGTAGATTTCCTGGCCCATCGCGCGCACCTCAGCTTTTTATCTTGGCCTTCAGGCGATCGTTGAACTTGGCCGCATCGACGACGGCGCGCCGATGCACGCCTTTGCCGATCTGCTCGATCTCGTCGAAAGCGCGTACGGTGAATTCGAGTCGCCGGCCTTCGATCTTGGTGAGCTCCGCCTCGGCACGCACCTGATGCCCCGGCGGCGTCGCGGCCAGATGCTGGATGTCGATGCCCATCCCGACCGAGCTCTCGCCCGGTTCGAGGTAGGTGGATACGGCGTCGATCGCGGCCAGCTCCATCATCCCGATCATCGTGGGTGTGGAAAGGACCGACGCCAGCGAAGGATCGAGCTGACTTGCGAGATCGGTTTGTGCGGCGGTCTTTGCAAAGGTGCCGATGACTCCGACAGGTATTGCTCTCATGTAAGTTCCCTGAAGAAGATTCTCGCGCATCGCGCGCGAAAAACAACCTATTTGAACTCAGGCCTCTGCAGACCCATCGCGTCGAGCTTTTTGATCGCCCAGACGACGCGATCGTTGCCCCAGAATGGTTCGCCTTCGACTAGTAGCGTTGGTACGCCGAAGATTTGATCGCGTTCGCCTTCTGCGAGAGCGGCTTTGAGATCTTCGGGGCCTTGATGCTCTGAGTAGCGATTGAATGCGTCCGCATCGAGGCCGACCTCTTTCATCACTGCATTCAAAGCGGTTCGATCCTCGATGTTCAGTTCGCGTTTGAAGAAGCGCTCGAACACGCGATCGGAGTAGGGGCGGAAGAGATCATGATGATCGGCGAACATCCCGCCCATCAGCGCGAGGCGGGAATCGAACAGGCGCTGCGGGCCGCGGATCGTGATGCCGCGCTCGTTCGCGAAGCGCCGCACGTCGCGATAGAGGTAGCGGACCTTCCGCCAGTCGCGCTCGGTCCGCTGCTCGAGCATCCCGCCGTAAGCATTGAAGTCGAACACGTGGGGCAGGTAGCGCAGCTTCACGCGATGCGTCCGCATCAGGTCGTATGCGGGTTCCATCGCAAGGAACGTGAACGGACTCTTGTAGTCGAAGTAGAGCTTGATGGTGAGCAAATCGTCGGCCATGAGAACTCCGTTGCGATCGATCTAGCATCGCATGCGGAGTCGCGCGAGCGATCACTTGCTGGCGTAATGGGCGAGGTAATCGAGGATCGCGCTGCGCTCGTCGTTGGTCAGCGGCGGCAGACCCGCCTGCCTCATCTTGTCTTCCATCATCGGGACTTGAATGCGCCACATGTCCGCCGTCATCGTGTGCGGATTGTACGCCGCATGACACTGGCCGCAGCGGTCAGCGTAAAGCATCGCTTGGGGACTGTATGCGTTGGGCAGCGGCTTCTTGGTGCATCCAGCAAGCGCGATCGCGAATGTCATCCAAATTGCAATCACGGCGAGACGATCGGTGATCGTCGGCTCAGCCCGGAAATCGCGCATCAGGAATTCGCGCCGCAATCTGCGTGCGAAGCTGCGCCAGCAGCTCGCGTTCGTCGTCCTTGGTAAGAGAAATTTTTCGCTCG contains:
- a CDS encoding thioesterase family protein, translating into MRAIPVGVIGTFAKTAAQTDLASQLDPSLASVLSTPTMIGMMELAAIDAVSTYLEPGESSVGMGIDIQHLAATPPGHQVRAEAELTKIEGRRLEFTVRAFDEIEQIGKGVHRRAVVDAAKFNDRLKAKIKS
- a CDS encoding aminopeptidase P N-terminal domain-containing protein, with amino-acid sequence MGFNGNAEIFRARRRRFMEAIAPGATAIMTSAPVATRSGDVEFIYRQDSDFYYLTGFGEPESVAVLSPGHPDGEFVLFLRPRDKERETWTGRRAGVEGAMIEYGADKAYVIDELEKILPRYLEKSERLHYPLGLNEKMDERVMKLVRWAQAMRPRIGTGPAVICEPREITHEARLHKEPGELDLMRRSMKISGEAHRRAMLKARGGMMEWQIEAEVDYAFRSQGATGPSYPSIIASGPNAAILHYIHNDREMRTGELLLIDAGSEYDYYAADVTRTFPIGAKFTELQKDFYEIVLDAQLKAIEAIKPGVRFDDPHEVALKILVDGMRHLGLLHGSTEEIIKSGDYRRFYMHRTSHWLGMDVHDVGLYRREGESRILEPGMVLTVEPGLYVSPDDDTVPEKYRGIGIRIEDDVLVTETGHEVMTAGIPKTVAEIESLTTA
- a CDS encoding MaoC family dehydratase, which gives rise to MGQEIYDPSEVFVGRDYGGQTYDITPELVATYIAGTGDDNAWYRERSPLDGPIAPALILHSAVYRTLEWYLSIYGNLHARQEWDLFSPVKIGEQLTTRAVIVDRYVKRDREYVVNEVLVGNASGQIVSRSRTHQSFLLETKPREGFVIDRAREKDAKRSFKIGERGGEPIEAPMRRITEEMCMAFSGPARNYHNDKQKAVELGFPEIVVQGMLSVCMIAGMMTKRFGLGFLAGGKMDLRLVNVVWGNDVTGPKGLIVERHAEGRRTRAEVEVWCEKSDGTKSIVGNASALEL
- a CDS encoding DsbA family protein, whose protein sequence is MADDLLTIKLYFDYKSPFTFLAMEPAYDLMRTHRVKLRYLPHVFDFNAYGGMLEQRTERDWRKVRYLYRDVRRFANERGITIRGPQRLFDSRLALMGGMFADHHDLFRPYSDRVFERFFKRELNIEDRTALNAVMKEVGLDADAFNRYSEHQGPEDLKAALAEGERDQIFGVPTLLVEGEPFWGNDRVVWAIKKLDAMGLQRPEFK
- a CDS encoding SMP-30/gluconolactonase/LRE family protein, giving the protein MRKLTTLLDGLAFPEGPRWHNGKFYFSDMHAHQVIATDMQGNRSVVCEVPNRPSGLGWLPDGRMLVVSMRDRKLMRLDPDGLKVAADMTPHAPFDCNDMVVDSKGRAYVGNFGFDLHKGEAQHATTLVMVTPDGKLSAVADNLEFPNGTVITPDGKTLIVGESFGRRLTAFDINDDGTLRNRCVYAELGENVPDGIGLDAEGAVWVASPFRHEVIRVKQGGEVTERITVETDAFAAILGGPTGHTLFIATAGSSNPDECIANRNGRIEITEVEVPHAGLP